The genomic window AAGGCTCCGTTCTCCTGCAGAAATGCTGCCGGTTTTTACGGCCACCCACGGACTGCTGCTGGCGGCTCTCAGCCTGGTTCCGACCCGCCTCTCCTGCGCCTCTCCGCCGGTACCGGACATCCCGAACATCGCCACTTACTTCGGAACCAAGAGCCGCTACGAGGAGGTGAACCCGGATCTGCTGCGGGACATTTTGTCCGTTAACCGGACCGTGCTGAGACCCCCACCCGGAGAGTCCTGCTCCCCGGTCCACCTGACCGCCGTTATCAGGCACGGAACCCGGTACCCGACCCTGAAGAACATTCGCAGGATCAACAGAATGTGCGAGCTGGTCCGGAGAGAAGCTTCGAGAGGTTCCGAGGGTTGGCTGCAGGACCTCCGGACCCGCTGGGAGTCCTGGTACACCGAAGACATGGACGGTGAGGGTCCGGGACTGcttcagatgtgtgtgtgtgtgtgtgggggggggaagAGTGTGGAagtggcggctggtggtgatatttaaAGGGTgggctttatatatatatatatatccatacAGTTTTACGGCTGTTTTTtgagatgaaaacatgacaaacaacCACGAAGCACAACAAAGACCAAACTCAGAGCCTCAGTCAGTTGtccaacttaattcccctgcaTTAAGGgtttcaacatgtttttaaatgaggcctaccttatttaaagacAAGCTCACTCTGACGACTTTTCTGGGATGCAAAAAAGTTAATGGCCTCGTTTTTGCTAATATTGCTGGCCATCACGCCTACTCAGTCACAGACCGGCTAAATCTGACCAAAATTAGCCCCAATGAGCCAAGCACACCTGGCTGCAGCAAACAGGAAGGCGTGGCCTGACATCTGTCAATCATTCTGGACCATGACAGACAGGAACGGAACGGGCCTGTCAGAATTTAGGCCTTTGGAAAGACCCTGGGATTTTtcccagttttgttgtaaatttatatttatattatttctaaaatgtatttatattcaagttttaatttttaacatgtttattgtaaatgcTTGGCCCTACTAGCCGTCCCTGCGTGAGATGGAACATCTGTACGAGTCTGGACAGGAAGTCCCTCAGTCGCAGTGGGAGACTGTGGGACTTCCTGTCCAGACtcgtacagatgttcctgtacgaGTCTGGACAGGAAGTCCCTCAGTCgcagtgggagactccacctaaggtggagGAGATCCTGTGAagcttccagatccagactgacaaacagctgatggcaACCTGACACTGTGGTGATAGAGAAGATCCAGAAGAAAGTAggggtgatagatgtagcagtcccaagagaagaagctggagaaacaccaaggCCTGAAAGAGATTTAGATTGTTTGCTCGtgttttagatattgttgtgttttcatgatgtaaaacactttgaagcgccttgttgctgaaaatgctatataaataaatttgacttgacttgaaggaagtgtttctgagcagaacagaaccagaaccagccttgacctttgacctcagaggtttctccagattcttcagatctattgattattttatgatctgtagatgatgggaCATTCAGTCTTTCtgttgaggaactttattctgaaattgctCAGACAGTTCCTGTCAGCCCGGTGACAGggactttattctgaaattgctCAGACAGTTCCTGtccatctttccttctgacagattcagcctctaaccTCAGGAGTCAAACTCCGGTCCTTGgagccgctctcctgcatgttttagacgtgttcttgttTTAACGCCTGCTTTAAAcggacgacttgttgccgtaCTCCTGGAGAagctgatgatttggtgaggaggtgattaaaccatttgaatcaggtgtgttggagcagaaaaacctaaaacttccaggacagcggccctaaatgttcttttaaacattttaaagatttactCTGATCcattctaaataaaatcagagtttatgagatttgcaaatcattatgttttgtttttgtttacattttacacaacatcccaacattTTGGACGTGGCGCTGTAAAACAATGTTTCGTTAACTCAACTTGTTTCTCCTTAAAATGAAACGGGGGacggttctgtttgttcttgtaTCCAGATGAAGATGtgtctcttcctcttcctcaggtCAGCTGGTGATGAAGGGCAGGGATGACCTCCGACACCTGGCCCGCCGTCTGGCCTCCATGTTTCCATCTCTTCTGTCAGAAGAGAacgtgaggaggaggaggatcagcttcatcagcagctccaAGCATCGTTGCGTCAGCAGCGTGGAGGCCTTCCAGGACGGTCTGCGGCAGCTCTACGGTCGCCACGGTGAGACTCGCCGCCGCCCAGAGGCATGCTGGGAAACATTATGAAGCCCCTGCCTGACCTGTAACCTCTGGGCCCCGCAGATGACCCTCCGGAGTACAGCCACGAGGTGGACGACAAACTGATGCGATTCTTCGAGCGTTGCCGTGGTTACGTGGACAGTGTGGAAAACAACCGAACGGCACTGATGGAGGTGGAGAAGTTCAAACACGGAGAGGAGATGGAGGCGCTGAGGAGGAGGACCGCTGAGAGGCTGGGCCTCCCTCTTCAGCGTCTCACTCCAggtgagagacagacaggaccTTCTGAGACAGACGGGTCCCTCTGAGACAGACAGGTCCCTCTGAGACAGACAGGTCCCTCTGAGACAGACAGGACCCTCTGAGACAGACAGGTCCCTCTGAGACAGACAGGNNNNNNNNNNNNNNNNNNNNNNNNNNNNNNNNNNNNNNNNNNNNNNNNNNNNNNNNNNNNNNNNNNNNNNNNNNNNNNNNNNNNNNNNNNNNNNNNNNNNNNNNNNNNNNNNNNNNNNNNNNNNNNNNNNNNNNNNNNNNNNNNNNNNNNNNNNNNNNNNNNNNNNNNNNNNNNNNNNNNNNNNNNNNNNNNNNNNNNNNNNNNNNNNNNNNNNNNNNNNNNNNNNNNNNNNNNNNNNNNNNNNNNNNNNNNNNNNNNNNNNNNNNNNNNNNNNNNNNNNNNNNNNNNNNNNNNNNNNNNNNNNNNNNNNNNNNNNNNNNNNNNNNNNNNNNNNNNNNNNNNNNNNNNNNNNNNNNNNNNNNNNNNNNNNNNNNNNNNNNNNNNNNNNNNNNNNNNNNNNNNNNNNNNNNNNNNNNNNNNNNNNNNNNNNNNNNNNNNNNNNNNNNNNNNNNNNNNNNNNNNNNNNNNNNNNNNNNNNNNNNNNNNNNNNNNNNNNNNNNNNNNNNNNNNNNNNNNNNNNNNNNNNNNNNNNNNNNNNNNNNNNNNNNNNNNNNNNNNNNNNNNNNNNNNNNNNNNNNNNNNNNNNNNNNNNNNNNNNNNNNNNNNNNNNNNNNNNNNNNNNNNNNNNNNNNNNNNNNNNNNNNNNNNNNNNNNNNNNNNNNNNNNNNNNNNNNNNNNNNNNNNNNNNNNNNNNNNNNNNNNNNNNNNNNNNNNNNNNNNNNNNNNNNNNNNNNNNNNNNNNNNNNNNNNNNNNNNNNNNNNNNNNNNNNNNNNNNNNNNNNNNNNNNNNNNNNNNNNNNNNNNNNNNNNNNNNNNNNNNNNNNNNNNNNNNNNNNNNNNNNNNNNNNNNNNNNNNNNNNNNNNNNNNNNNNNNNNNNNNNNNNNNNNNNNNNNNNNNNNNNNNNNNNNNNNNNNNNNNNNNNNNNNNNNNNNNNNNNNNNNNNNNNNNNNNNNNNNNNNNNNNNNNNNNNNNNNNNNNNNNNNNNNNNNNNNNNNNNNNNNNNNNNNNNNNNNNNNNNNNNNNNNNNNNNNNNNNNNNNNNNNNNNNNNNNNNNNNNNNNNNNNNNNNNNNNNNNNNNNNNNNNNNNNNNNNNNNNNNNNNNNNNNNNNNNNNNNNNNNNNNNNNNNNNNNNNNNNNNNNNNNNNNNNNNNNNNNNNNNNNNNNNNNNNNNNNNNNNNNNNNNNNNNNNNNNNNNNNNNNNNNNNNNNNNNNNNNNNNNNNNNNNNNNNNNNNNNNNNNNNNNNNNNNNNNNNNNNNNNNNNNNNNNNNNNNNNNNNNNNNNNNNNNNNNNNNNNNNNNNNNNNNNNNNNNNNNNNNNNNNNNNNNNNNNNNNNNNNNNNNNNNNNNNNNNNNNNNNNNNNNNNNNNNNNNNNNNNNNNNNNNNNNNNNNNNNNNNNNNNNNNNNNNNNNNNNNNNNNNNNNNNNNNNNNNNNNNNNNNNNNNNNNNNNNNNNNNNNNNNNNNNNNNNNNNNNNNNNNNNNNNNNNNNNNNNNNNNNNNNNNNNNNNNNNNNNNNNNNNNNNNNNNNNNNNNNNNNNNNNNNNNNNNNNNNNNNNNNNNNNNNNNNNNNNNNNNNNNNNNNNNNNNNNNNNNNNNNNNNNNNNNNNNNNNNNNNNNNNNNNNNNNNNNNNNNNNNNNNNNNNNNNNNNNNNNNNNNNNNNNNNNNNNNNNNNNNNNNNNNNNNNNNNNNNNNNNNNNNNNNNNNNNNNNNNNNNNNNNNNNNNNNNNNNNNNNNNNNNNNNNNNNNNNNNNNNNNNNNNNNNNNNNNNNNNNNNNNNNNNNNNNNNNNNNNNNNNNNNNNNNNNNNNNNNNNNNNNNNNNNNNNNNNNNNNNNNNNNNNNNNNNNNNNNNNNNNNNNNNNNNNNNNNNNNNNNNNNNNNNNNNNNNNNNNNNNNNNNNNNNNNNNNNNNNNNNNNNNNNNNNNNNNNNNNNNNNNNNNNNNNNNNNNNNNNNNNNNNNNNNNNNNNNNNNNNNNNNNNNNNNNNNNNNNNNNNNNNNNNNNNNNNNNNNNNNNNNNNNNNNNNNNNNNNNNNNNNNNNNNNNNNNNNNNNNNNNNNNNNNNNNNNNNNNNNNNNNNNNNNNNNNNNNNNNNNNNNNNNNNNNNNNNNNNNNNNNNNNNNNNNNNNNNNNNNNNNNNNNNNNNNNNNNNNNNNNNNNNNNNNNNNNNNNNNNNNNNNNNNNNNNNNNNNNNNNNNNNNNNNNNNNNNNNNNNNNNNNNNNNNNNNNNNNNNNNNNNNNNNNNNNNNNNNNNNNNNNNNNNNNNNNNNNNNNNNNNNNNNNNNNNNNNNNNNNNNNNNNNNNNNNNNNNNNNNNNNNNNNNNNNNNNNNNNNNNNNNNNNNNNNNNNNNNNNNNNNNNNNNNNNNNNNNNNNNNNNNNNNNNNNNNNNNNNNNNNNNNNNNNNNNNNNNNNNNNNNNNNNNNNNNNNNNNNNNNNNNNNNNNNNNNNNNNNNNNNNNNNNNNNNNNNNNNNNNNNNNNNNNNNNNNNNNNNNNNNNNNNNNNNNNNNNNNNNNNNNNNNNNNNNNNNNNNNNNNNNNNNNNNNNNNNNNNNNNNNNNNNNNNNNNNNNNNNNNNNNNNNNNNNNNNNNNNNNNNNNNNNNNNNNNNNNNNNNNNNNNNNNNNNNNNNNNNNNNNNNNNNNNNNNNNNNNNNNNNNNNNNNNNNNNNNNNNNNNNNNNNNNNNNNNNNNNNNNNNNNNNNNNNNNNNNNNNNNNNNNNNNNNNNNNNNNNNNNNNNNNNNNNNNNNNNNNNNNNNNNNNNNNNNNNNNNNNNNNNNNNNNNNNNNNNNNNNNNNNNNNNNNNNNNNNNNNNNNNNNNNNNNNNNNNNNNNNNNNNNNNNNNNNNNNNNNNNNNNNNNNNNNNNNNNNNNNNNNNNNNNNNNNNNNNNNNNNNNNNNNNNNNNNNNNNNNNNNNNNNNNNNNNNNNNNNNNNNNNNNNNNNNNNNNNNNNNNNNNNNNNNNNNNNNNNNNNNNNNNNNNNNNNNNNNNNNNNNNNNNNNNNNNNNNNNNNNNNNNNNNNNNNNNNNNNNNNNNNNNNNNNNNNNNNNNNNNNNNNNNNNNNNNNNNNNNNNNNNNNNNNNNNNNNNNNNNNNNNNNNNNNNNNNNNNNNNNNNNNNNNNNNNNNNNNNNNNNNNNNNNNNNNNNNNNNNNNNNNNNNNNNNNNNNNNNNNNNNNNNNNNNNNNNNNNNNNNNNNNNNNNNNNNNNNNNNNNNNNNNNNNNNNNNNNNNNNNNNNNNNNNNNNNNNNNNNNNNNNNNNNNNNNNNNNNNNNNNNNNNNNNNNNNNNNNNNNNNNNNNNNNNNNNNNNNNNNNNNNNNNNNNNNNNNNNNNNNNNNNNNNNNNNNNNNNNNNNNNNNNNNNNNNNNNNNNNNNNNNNNNNATCAttaaaattaaacgaaataaacatttgaaatatatgagtttgtatgtaatgtatgaatataatatacaagtttcactttttaaatggaattactgaaatcaatctactttttcatgatattctaattttatgaccagcacctgtagacaGTAACGTGTCCCTCCTCCTCGGTGAGGACGTTGTCTTTTACTGTCTTCGATGTTGTTTTGATACAAAGTTGTCCCTCTGTGTCTCCCGTAGATTTAGTGGAAGCTGCCTTCTTCCTGTGTTCCTACGAGCTTTCCATTAAGTCCGTCCACTCTCCGTGGTGCTTCCTGTTTGATGAGAGCGATGCAAAGGTTCCACCAATAaactttattcaaataaatgaacaatacAGTTATTATAATAATAGTTTTATCATCAGTTAGAAACTGTCttattgtttaaatcaaaatcgGATCAGATGAGCTTCTATGGGTATTTTCTCCCTTCTTCTTGTCTGCAGGTGTTAGAGTACAAGTCAGACCTGAAGCAGTTCTGGAAGCGTTCTTACGGTCACCTGGTCAACAGGATGTCCAGCTGTCCTCTCTTCCATCATGTCTTCAGGACGCTGGATAAAGCCGGTCGTCCTCGCAGGTGGGTGACCTCCTGACCAACTAATCAGCTGCAGGAACTCACAGACTGATCCCTGATTGGTCAGTGATTGATCCCAAAATGATCCCTGATTGGTCGA from Kryptolebias marmoratus isolate JLee-2015 linkage group LG17, ASM164957v2, whole genome shotgun sequence includes these protein-coding regions:
- the minpp1b gene encoding multiple inositol polyphosphate phosphatase 1b → MLPVFTATHGLLLAALSLVPTRLSCASPPVPDIPNIATYFGTKSRYEEVNPDLLRDILSVNRTVLRPPPGESCSPVHLTAVIRHGTRYPTLKNIRRINRMCELVRREASRGSEGWLQDLRTRWESWYTEDMDGQLVMKGRDDLRHLARRLASMFPSLLSEENVRRRRISFISSSKHRCVSSVEAFQDGLRQLYGRHDDPPEYSHEVDDKLMRFFERCRGYVDSVENNRTALMEVEKFKHGEEMEALRRRTAERLGLPLQRLTPDLVEAAFFLCSYELSIKSVHSPWCFLFDESDAKVLEYKSDLKQFWKRSYGHLVNRMSSCPLFHHVFRTLDKAGRPRRATEAAPEPASILVGHAETLLPLLSLLGLYKDQTPPTATNYQSQHGRSFRTSRIVPYAANLLFVLYDCRRGPRLQLLLNETPLRFPGLRAEDAPLYRDVRAAYRHLLDGCDFHRECEGRAESRGPNTEL